The sequence GCCACGCCCAGCGCAGCCGTGGAGGTGGACCGGGTCGTGGACGCGGCGGCGGCGGGGACCCTGCTTGCCACACCGCTCTTTCTGGCCCTCGTCATGGTCGAGTTCACCGACGTCATCTTCGCGGTTGACTCGATCCCGGCCATCTTCGCCATCACGGGTGACCCGTTCCTGGTCTTTACGAGCAATGTCTTCGCGATACTTGGGCTGCGCAGTCTCTACTTCGCTCTGGCGGGGATGATCGACCAGTTCCGATACCTGAAGGTGTCGCTCGCGCTTGTGCTGATGGTCGTTGGAGTAAAGATGATGACCCACGTTTGGCTCAAGCAGCTGGCGGGGCAGTACTTCAATCTCTACCTCCTCGCCGTCGTCCTGCTCATTCTGGCCGCCGGCGTCGTGGCCTCGCTGCTGGCCACGCGACGTGAGCGGGGCTGAAGGGACTACGCGAACACGCGAAAGTAGCCAGTTCCGAAAACTCATCGCCAGAACCTCGTCGACAGCGGCGGCGCGGTCTCACGCAAAGCAGCCCGCGCAATCCCCGCACCGCCCGCCCACCGGGCTATCCGGTCCGCCGCTCGTGCACCGGCTCCCCGAAGTGCGCAGCGCGTGGATCTGAGCTAAGCATCCCACTCATGTCCGCCCCGCGCATTTGGGCCAGGAGCGGTATGGCTACTGCCCATGACAGTGCGACCACCGCCCAGGCCACCAGTGAGCCGCGGAACGCGAGCGGCGCTGTCGCGCCGGCCACCGCCGCGGGCACGATGCCGGTCGTGTTGTTCACCGAGGCGTGCATCAGCATCACGAGCAGCAGACTGCCCCCGGTCTTCCAGTACAGCCAGGCCATCGCGACCGACAGCGCCGTCACGTGGAGCAGGTAAAGGGGGAAAGACTGGCCGGTGCTCCCGGAATCCGGCAGGAAGAAGAGCGGGAGGTGCCACAGGGCCCACACGCCGCCGAGCAGGATGCTGGCTCCGCCAGCACCCAACTGTCCCGCGAGGCGCGGCAGCGCGTACCCCCGCCACCCGACCTCCTCCCCGGCCTGCACCAAGGTTGACACGATGATCGCGCCGGGCAACAGCGCCCACGGGATGTCGCCGAAGGGCGGCCACGCGTTCGTGGCGATCCGGTGTATCAGCGCGGCACCCAGTTTGATGACCGCGAAATAGCCGATGGCAAAGAGGTACCACCACGCTCCCACCCGCCATCGGCCGATCCCCGCGAGCAGTCTCCCCACGCCGGCGCGTCCCCCGTCGTGCGCCGTGAGCGCGAGCGCGACGAGCGCCGGCGCGAAGACGCCGAATAGGAACACCGGGCCGCGTACACCGAAGAACCCGGTGTTCCCGGGCGCCGCCAGCGTCGCCGCTGCGAACCACGCCGTCCAACTGACGACGAAGGTGAGCAGGAAATACGCGAGCAGCGTCATACGTATCCCTCCCGTGAACGGAGTCCGGCTGTTAGGCCGCTCCAATGTCCCGGAGATGCGCGTCATCGGCCGCCGTTGGACAGCTGGCCGCATTGAAGTCGCCCCGATTTGATGGACAACTATCCAGCCCCGCTTTTCGGGGTGACGTGGTGTCTGATGGAAAGGAAGAAATGATCGTTCAGCCGGGAGTTCAAGGCTGAAGCGGTGCGGCTGGTCACCAGCCACAACACTCTGCCCGAGCATTCCTCCGGAGTTCCCCTACGCCGTGTGCAAGAAATACCGATTGTCGCGGGTGCCGTCGTCCGACATCGTTGTCCTCAAGTGTTGATGGCCGGCGGCTGTACCTCGCTCGGGACCTGCTCCGTCCGGGCGCGTCGGTCGGGCCACTAACAGGGGGCTCGCTGGATGGCAGACGACATGAGAAGCGGGGCGGAGATCCCGCCTGAGGCCGAAACGACCGGCGTTGAGCTGAGTCGACGCGACTTGATCCGGGCCGCGGCGCTCACAGCCGTCGGCGCCGTGGCTGGAGTCGGAACCGTTGCCGTCAGCCGCTCGAGCGACGGCGGCCCGTCCCCGCGTGGTGCCGACTCGGTGCGCAGGCTCCCGGTCCTGGAGACGGTCCCGAACGACGCCGGTGCGGATCCCCTGATCCGCATGCAGGCCGAGTTGCGGCTCGCGATGGCCAAGCCGATCGAGGAGCGGCGCTGGTCGATGGTGATCGACACCCGCAAGTGCGTAGGCTGCCATGCCTGCACGGTGGCCTGCATCGCGGAGAACAAGCTGCCGCCCGGCGTTGTGTACCGGCCGGTGCTCGAGGAGGAGTTCGGGGTTTTTCCGAACGTGCAGCGCCGGTTCTTCCCGCGACCCTGCATGCAGTGCGACGAGCCCCCCTGCGTGCCCGTCTGCCCGGTGAGTGCCACCTGGAAGCGGCCAGACGGCATCACGATCATCGACTACGACAAGTGTATCGGCTGCCGATACTGCATCAGCGCGTGTCCCTACGGGGCGCGGACGTCGGATTTCGGCCTGAACTACACCGACGACACACCCGAAGCGCAGCCCTACGAGTCCCTGCCCAATCACGAGTACGGCAAGAGCTGGAGCCGGGAGGACCACGGTTCGCCGGTGGGGAACGCCCGCAAGTGCCACTTCTGCCTACATCGCCTCGAGGTCGGTCTGCTGCCGCAGTGCGTGAGCACGTGCATCGGACGCGCGACGATCTTCGGCGACTCGAACGACCCCGACAGTCTCGTCTCGGAGCAGCTGCGTCAGCCGAATCAGCTCAAGTTGCTCGAGGAGAAGGGGACCAAACCCAATGTGGTCTACCTGGTCTGAGACGGCGATGACACGCACCCTTCGTTGGTTGGCCGGCGCCTGGACCGTGGCCTTCGTGCTGGGTCTGATCGGCCTCGGGATCCGGATGTTCACCGGCGAACGGCTGGTCGGATACGGCAGCTACGTCCCGTGGGGGCTCTGGGTCGCGCTCTACTTCCACGGTGTGGGGATTGCGGGCGGCGTCTTCGTGGTCGGCACGATCGGCTACTTGTTCCGATTGCCAGTACTCCGCGACCGATTGCCGGTGGTGCTCTGGACCTCGGCGGCCGCGATGATCACCGGACTGATTGCCATCGGTCTCGACCTAGGCAAGCCGTTCCGCGCTCCGTTCATGTTCCTAACGCCGAATTTCACGTCGATGATGGCCTTCAACTCCTGGATGTACATGGTGTTCCTGGCCACGCTGGCCGCATGTTTCGTGCTGCATCGGCGCGCCTCGACCGCAGTGCCGCCGACGGACCGCACCGGATGGCTGGTCCCGCTCCTGTGCTTCGGCATCGTCCTCGGCGTGGCGTTCCCGAGCCAGAGCGGCGTCTTCTTCGGCGTGGTGGAGGCGAAGCCATTCTGGAGCAGCGCGCTGCTCCCGGGCCTCTTCCTGACCAGCGCCATTGCCGGCGGTGCATCCGTGCTGCTCCTGATCCTGACCTTCCTGCCTTCGGCCCCCGAGACGCCGGCGGGACGCACGTTCGGAATGCTGCGCTGGACCATCATCGGAGCGGTGGTCGTGTACTTCGTGCTCGAGTTCGGGAAGATGAGCATCGCGTTGTGGTCGCCCGCGTCGCACGCGCGTGAACCGGTCGAACTGATCCTCGCGGGACCCTTCTGGTGGGTGTTCTGGATCGTGCACGTCGGGGGTGGGCTGCTCGCCCTGGCGTTGCTCTGGCAGGGGCGCTCGCGCGCGATGCTCGGTACCGGCGCGTTCCTGATCGCCCTCACGTTCGTCGCGACTCGGCTCAACGTGCTGATCCCCGGACAGTCGTTTTCGGAGTTGAAGGGCCTCGCCGCGGCTTTCAGTCATCCGAAGCTCTCGTTCCATTATCAGGCCACGGTGACGGAGTATCTCGTGGCCCTCTTCATCGGCAGCGTCGGCGTGGGCCTCGTGTACGTGGGGCTGCGCCTGCTCACCGGATTCACCATCACGCACCCAGAGAAGGCTCGATGACGAAGCCGATCGATCATAGTCGCCGACGGTTCTTCGGAACCTCCGCACTGCTGGGTGGCGGGATGCTTTCGCAGGTGCTGGGAGACACGCCGCTGGCCGCCGCCGAGCCGGGCGACGGGGCGATCCTGCCGAGCCGCCGGCCTGACGGCGCGTACGACCTGAACGACGCCGAGCACATGGTTTACTCGAC comes from Gemmatimonadaceae bacterium and encodes:
- a CDS encoding type II CAAX endopeptidase family protein; the protein is MTLLAYFLLTFVVSWTAWFAAATLAAPGNTGFFGVRGPVFLFGVFAPALVALALTAHDGGRAGVGRLLAGIGRWRVGAWWYLFAIGYFAVIKLGAALIHRIATNAWPPFGDIPWALLPGAIIVSTLVQAGEEVGWRGYALPRLAGQLGAGGASILLGGVWALWHLPLFFLPDSGSTGQSFPLYLLHVTALSVAMAWLYWKTGGSLLLVMLMHASVNNTTGIVPAAVAGATAPLAFRGSLVAWAVVALSWAVAIPLLAQMRGADMSGMLSSDPRAAHFGEPVHERRTG
- a CDS encoding 4Fe-4S dicluster domain-containing protein; translation: MRSGAEIPPEAETTGVELSRRDLIRAAALTAVGAVAGVGTVAVSRSSDGGPSPRGADSVRRLPVLETVPNDAGADPLIRMQAELRLAMAKPIEERRWSMVIDTRKCVGCHACTVACIAENKLPPGVVYRPVLEEEFGVFPNVQRRFFPRPCMQCDEPPCVPVCPVSATWKRPDGITIIDYDKCIGCRYCISACPYGARTSDFGLNYTDDTPEAQPYESLPNHEYGKSWSREDHGSPVGNARKCHFCLHRLEVGLLPQCVSTCIGRATIFGDSNDPDSLVSEQLRQPNQLKLLEEKGTKPNVVYLV
- the nrfD gene encoding NrfD/PsrC family molybdoenzyme membrane anchor subunit — protein: MTRTLRWLAGAWTVAFVLGLIGLGIRMFTGERLVGYGSYVPWGLWVALYFHGVGIAGGVFVVGTIGYLFRLPVLRDRLPVVLWTSAAAMITGLIAIGLDLGKPFRAPFMFLTPNFTSMMAFNSWMYMVFLATLAACFVLHRRASTAVPPTDRTGWLVPLLCFGIVLGVAFPSQSGVFFGVVEAKPFWSSALLPGLFLTSAIAGGASVLLLILTFLPSAPETPAGRTFGMLRWTIIGAVVVYFVLEFGKMSIALWSPASHAREPVELILAGPFWWVFWIVHVGGGLLALALLWQGRSRAMLGTGAFLIALTFVATRLNVLIPGQSFSELKGLAAAFSHPKLSFHYQATVTEYLVALFIGSVGVGLVYVGLRLLTGFTITHPEKAR